A genome region from Microbacterium sp. CGR2 includes the following:
- a CDS encoding DUF1611 domain-containing protein produces the protein MSIPSLPSDSTRPSTRNWAEPISLPEGATAVIYCEGQFGEQDGKTANGLIRHSEKYEILSVIDSTRAGADAGALLDGTANGIPIVDGLTAAFVHAGRVPDYLICGVAPADGLLSPEQRTALLDGIARGMHIINGLHEFLTDDAEFVAATALAGVTITDVRRPKDKKDLHLFSGRIFDVTCPRIAILGTDGAIGKRTTATLLVRALNEHGIRAVMVGTGQTTIIQGGRYGVALDALVPQFCSGEVENQVVAAFEGEDPDVIIVEGQGALSHPAYLTSAHILRGSRPAGVIVQHAPGRKTLGDFPMVGMPTVESEVALIEAFADTRVIGVTVNHENLSDRELSAAIDDIELSLALPATDPLTRPLKDLVEMVLRAFPSLSPLETSRTDA, from the coding sequence ATGTCCATCCCGTCCCTTCCTTCTGATTCGACTCGCCCGTCCACCCGCAATTGGGCGGAGCCGATCTCGCTCCCCGAGGGCGCGACCGCGGTGATCTACTGCGAGGGCCAGTTCGGCGAGCAGGACGGCAAGACCGCCAACGGCCTGATCCGCCATTCGGAGAAGTACGAGATCCTCAGCGTGATCGACAGCACACGGGCAGGTGCCGACGCCGGTGCGCTGCTCGACGGCACTGCCAACGGCATTCCCATCGTCGACGGCCTGACCGCAGCCTTCGTGCACGCCGGCCGTGTTCCGGACTACCTCATCTGCGGGGTCGCCCCCGCGGACGGGCTGCTCTCCCCTGAACAGCGCACGGCGCTGCTCGACGGCATCGCTCGCGGCATGCACATCATCAACGGCCTCCACGAGTTCCTGACGGACGACGCGGAGTTCGTCGCCGCGACGGCACTCGCCGGTGTCACCATCACCGACGTCCGCCGCCCCAAGGACAAGAAGGACCTCCACCTCTTCTCCGGCCGCATCTTCGACGTCACCTGCCCCCGTATCGCGATCCTCGGCACGGACGGCGCCATCGGCAAGCGCACGACAGCGACCCTGCTGGTGCGCGCACTCAATGAGCACGGCATCCGCGCGGTCATGGTCGGCACAGGCCAGACGACCATCATCCAGGGCGGCCGCTACGGCGTCGCACTCGATGCTCTGGTCCCCCAGTTCTGTTCGGGCGAGGTCGAGAATCAGGTCGTCGCCGCATTCGAGGGCGAGGATCCTGACGTCATCATCGTCGAAGGTCAAGGCGCACTCAGTCACCCCGCCTATCTCACCTCGGCGCATATCCTCCGCGGCAGCCGCCCTGCCGGCGTCATCGTCCAGCACGCCCCTGGGCGCAAGACGCTGGGAGATTTCCCGATGGTCGGCATGCCCACGGTCGAAAGCGAAGTGGCACTGATCGAAGCGTTCGCCGACACCCGCGTCATCGGTGTCACCGTGAACCACGAGAATCTCTCGGACCGCGAGCTCAGCGCCGCGATCGACGACATCGAGCTCAGCCTCGCGCTTCCCGCGACCGACCCTCTGACTCGTCCGTTGAAGGATCTCGTCGAGATGGTGCTGCGGGCGTTCCCGTCTCTCAGCCCGCTGGAGACCAGCCGTACCGACGCGTGA
- a CDS encoding GIY-YIG nuclease family protein, producing the protein MRSKLLPGPCTLCGHLSGTRVGEAWLCDACGWRYGDVPDTDLPLPQVEVVYYLRFDTRVKIGTSRRPRQRIASIRHQELLAFERGGRSVEQQRHREFASAREGGEWFTLNDEVRAHVGRVRAVGEPWQLYARWLSEALRGAASP; encoded by the coding sequence GTGAGATCGAAGCTGCTGCCGGGCCCCTGCACCCTGTGCGGGCATCTCTCCGGCACCCGTGTCGGGGAGGCGTGGCTGTGCGATGCCTGCGGGTGGCGCTACGGTGACGTGCCCGACACCGATCTGCCTCTCCCCCAGGTCGAGGTCGTCTACTACCTGCGATTCGACACACGCGTGAAGATCGGCACGAGCAGGCGCCCGCGGCAGCGGATCGCCAGCATCCGGCATCAGGAGCTCCTCGCCTTCGAACGCGGGGGCAGAAGCGTCGAGCAGCAGCGGCACCGAGAGTTCGCCTCGGCGCGCGAGGGCGGCGAGTGGTTCACGCTGAACGACGAAGTTCGGGCGCACGTCGGCCGTGTCCGCGCGGTGGGCGAACCCTGGCAGCTCTATGCACGATGGCTGAGCGAGGCGCTTCGCGGCGCCGCCTCCCCCTGA
- a CDS encoding thiolase family protein has product MAEISDVFFVDGVRTPFGRAGEKGMYWNTRADDLAVKATIGLMERNAAVPADRIDDVAIAATSQTGDQGLTLGRSVAILAGLPQTVPGLAVERMCAGAMTSVTTMGASIGVGMYDLALAGGVEHMGHHPIGGNADPNPRFVSEKMVDPGALNMGVTAERIFDRFPHLTKERSDRYGMLSQHKVQAAYDAGKIQPDLVPVAIKGADGAWGLASEDEGRRPQTTMEDLAALKTPFRPHGRVTAGTSSPLTDGATMSLLAGGGAVKELGLAPKMRMVSFAFAGVQPEIMGIGPIPSTEKALRKAGLSIDDIGLFELNEAFAIQVISLLDHFGVADDDPRVNQWGGAIAVGHPLAASGVRLMIQLAAQFAERPDVRYGLTAMCVGLGQGGSVIWENPHYNGKKRK; this is encoded by the coding sequence GTGGCCGAGATCTCGGACGTCTTCTTCGTCGATGGAGTACGCACCCCTTTCGGGCGCGCCGGCGAAAAAGGCATGTACTGGAACACCCGCGCGGATGACCTCGCCGTCAAGGCGACCATCGGCCTGATGGAGCGGAACGCCGCCGTCCCGGCCGACCGCATCGACGACGTCGCGATCGCCGCGACGAGCCAGACAGGCGACCAGGGTCTCACCCTCGGCCGTTCCGTGGCGATCCTCGCGGGACTCCCGCAGACTGTCCCCGGTCTCGCCGTCGAGCGCATGTGCGCCGGCGCGATGACCAGCGTCACCACCATGGGCGCGTCGATCGGGGTGGGCATGTACGACCTCGCCCTCGCCGGCGGCGTCGAGCACATGGGGCACCACCCCATCGGCGGCAACGCCGACCCGAACCCGCGCTTCGTGTCGGAGAAGATGGTCGACCCGGGCGCTCTCAACATGGGAGTCACGGCCGAGCGGATCTTCGACCGGTTCCCGCACCTCACCAAGGAGCGCTCGGACCGCTACGGGATGCTCAGCCAGCACAAGGTGCAGGCAGCGTACGACGCGGGCAAGATCCAGCCCGACCTCGTGCCTGTGGCCATCAAGGGCGCTGACGGTGCGTGGGGCCTCGCCAGCGAAGACGAGGGTCGTCGCCCGCAGACGACGATGGAGGACCTCGCCGCTCTGAAGACGCCGTTCCGTCCGCACGGGCGCGTCACAGCCGGCACCTCCTCGCCGCTCACTGACGGCGCGACCATGTCGCTGCTCGCCGGCGGCGGCGCGGTCAAGGAACTGGGTCTCGCCCCGAAGATGCGGATGGTGTCCTTCGCCTTCGCCGGAGTGCAGCCCGAGATCATGGGCATCGGCCCGATCCCTTCGACCGAGAAGGCGCTTCGCAAAGCGGGCCTGTCGATCGACGACATCGGTCTGTTCGAACTCAACGAGGCCTTCGCCATCCAGGTCATCTCGCTGCTCGATCACTTCGGCGTCGCCGATGACGACCCCCGGGTGAATCAGTGGGGCGGCGCCATCGCGGTCGGGCATCCGCTCGCGGCATCCGGTGTGCGACTCATGATCCAGCTCGCCGCACAGTTCGCCGAGCGTCCCGACGTCCGCTACGGGCTCACCGCCATGTGCGTGGGTCTCGGCCAGGGCGGTTCGGTCATCTGGGAGAACCCGCACTACAACGGCAAGAAGCGGAAGTGA
- a CDS encoding SPW repeat protein, which yields MRFIPTKVHGILDYIVGVALIVAPWLFGFAGVGGAAVVIPVVLGVGLIVYSLFTKYEWGPFGLIPMPVHLVFDIVASLFLALSPWLFGFADEALNVWLPHVVVGAAVIVVVLFSQSQPATTRGRAVTA from the coding sequence ATGCGTTTCATTCCCACCAAGGTCCACGGCATTCTCGACTACATCGTCGGTGTCGCGCTCATCGTCGCCCCCTGGCTGTTCGGATTCGCCGGCGTCGGCGGGGCCGCCGTCGTGATTCCCGTCGTGCTCGGCGTCGGACTGATCGTCTACAGCCTGTTCACGAAGTATGAGTGGGGCCCTTTCGGGCTCATCCCGATGCCTGTGCACCTCGTCTTCGACATCGTCGCAAGCCTCTTCCTCGCGCTCTCCCCGTGGTTGTTCGGCTTCGCGGACGAGGCGTTGAACGTCTGGCTCCCGCACGTCGTGGTCGGCGCTGCTGTCATCGTCGTGGTGCTGTTCTCCCAGTCGCAGCCTGCGACGACGCGGGGGCGTGCAGTCACCGCCTGA
- a CDS encoding ammonium transporter, producing the protein MDAPGNISWAITATALVLLMTPGVAFFYGGLVKAKSVVSMMMMSFGSIGLVAVLWILFGFSMSAVDSPTAFAGNPFADIGLSSLASGEGSNVALLGVAYGATFAIITIALISGAIADRAKFGSWLIFAGIFATVGYFPVAAWVWGGGWIMNLGTTLFGEDSGIGVIDYAGGTAVHINAGAAALALALVLGKRIGFQKGILKPHNVPLTLLGAALLWFGWFGFNAGAEWLAEDMGGVGLIGLNTLGATAAAILGWILIEKIKDGKPTSVGAASGAVAGLVAITPACANLTPGWSLLLGALAGVVCALAVELKFRLGFDDSLDVVGIHLVGGLLGTVYLGFFATETGLFVGGDARQLAVQVIAALGVLIYSFVVAFIIGFAIEKTIGFRVTNEDEIAGVDLVVHGEEGYALADA; encoded by the coding sequence ATGGATGCTCCCGGCAACATCTCGTGGGCGATCACGGCCACTGCGCTGGTTCTGCTCATGACGCCAGGCGTCGCGTTCTTCTACGGTGGTCTCGTCAAGGCGAAGAGCGTCGTCAGCATGATGATGATGAGCTTCGGCTCGATCGGACTTGTCGCCGTGCTGTGGATTCTCTTCGGCTTCTCGATGAGCGCCGTCGACAGTCCGACCGCGTTCGCCGGCAACCCGTTCGCCGACATCGGTCTGTCGAGCCTGGCGTCGGGCGAGGGCTCGAACGTCGCGCTCCTCGGTGTCGCCTACGGAGCCACCTTCGCGATCATCACCATCGCGCTGATCTCCGGCGCGATCGCCGACCGCGCGAAGTTCGGCAGCTGGCTGATCTTCGCGGGGATCTTCGCGACCGTGGGGTACTTCCCCGTTGCGGCGTGGGTCTGGGGCGGCGGCTGGATCATGAACCTCGGCACCACTCTCTTCGGTGAGGACAGCGGGATCGGCGTCATCGACTACGCCGGCGGCACGGCCGTGCACATCAACGCCGGTGCCGCGGCGCTTGCGCTGGCTCTCGTCCTCGGCAAGCGCATCGGTTTCCAGAAGGGCATCCTCAAGCCGCACAACGTGCCGCTGACGCTGCTCGGCGCCGCGCTGCTGTGGTTCGGCTGGTTCGGCTTCAACGCCGGCGCGGAGTGGCTCGCCGAAGACATGGGCGGTGTCGGACTCATCGGTCTGAACACGCTCGGTGCCACCGCGGCGGCCATCCTCGGCTGGATCCTCATCGAGAAGATCAAGGACGGCAAGCCCACGTCCGTCGGTGCGGCGTCGGGTGCTGTGGCCGGTCTGGTCGCGATCACTCCGGCCTGCGCCAACCTGACCCCCGGCTGGTCGCTCCTGCTCGGTGCTCTCGCCGGTGTCGTCTGCGCCCTCGCGGTCGAGTTGAAGTTCCGTCTCGGCTTCGACGACTCGCTCGATGTCGTCGGCATCCACCTCGTCGGCGGTCTTCTCGGAACGGTCTACCTCGGGTTCTTCGCCACCGAGACCGGCCTGTTCGTCGGCGGCGACGCCCGCCAGCTGGCCGTTCAGGTCATCGCCGCCCTGGGTGTGCTGATCTACTCGTTCGTCGTCGCCTTCATCATCGGCTTCGCGATCGAGAAGACGATCGGGTTCCGCGTCACGAACGAGGACGAGATCGCCGGTGTCGACCTGGTCGTCCACGGCGAAGAGGGATACGCACTCGCCGACGCGTGA
- a CDS encoding ribonuclease D: MTEYSVISDSEEFREACGALAAGTGPVAVDVERASGFRYSQRAYLVQVFRREAGVFLFDPPEIGDFSPLQEAIGDSEWVLHAASQDLPSLRELHLEPPSIFDTELASRLLGHDRVGLGAVVEDTLGITLKKEHSASDWSTRPLPSAWLEYAALDVVHLIDVRDALVAELAEQDKTEIAAEEFAATLSRAPKPPREDPWRRLSGLHQVRGARNLAVARSLWQAREKFAQDQDVSPGRLVPDRSLVAAVMANPQSKQALAGIKEFQGRASRSQLDRWWQAIVDGRATEELPRERVPSDALPPPRAWADRNPEADARLKAARPVVEAVAEELGMPTENLLTPEFLRRIAWDVPGETAEDIGGALDALGARPWQIARTAQKIAAAFVDAAQEPDTTPAPAS; this comes from the coding sequence GTGACTGAATACTCCGTGATCTCGGATTCTGAGGAGTTCCGCGAAGCCTGCGGCGCACTCGCGGCGGGCACCGGCCCCGTTGCCGTCGATGTGGAACGCGCATCCGGTTTCCGCTACTCGCAGCGCGCCTACCTGGTGCAGGTCTTCCGACGGGAAGCCGGCGTCTTCCTGTTCGACCCGCCGGAGATCGGCGACTTCTCTCCTCTGCAGGAGGCGATCGGCGACAGCGAGTGGGTACTCCACGCCGCCAGCCAAGACCTGCCCTCTCTCCGCGAGCTGCACCTGGAGCCGCCGTCGATCTTCGACACCGAACTGGCTTCGCGCTTGCTCGGGCACGATCGCGTCGGCCTGGGCGCCGTGGTCGAAGACACCCTCGGCATCACGCTCAAGAAGGAGCACTCGGCGTCGGATTGGTCGACGCGGCCGCTTCCCTCGGCGTGGCTCGAGTATGCCGCCCTCGACGTCGTGCACCTGATCGACGTCCGCGACGCCCTGGTGGCGGAACTCGCGGAGCAGGACAAGACCGAGATCGCCGCTGAAGAGTTCGCAGCGACGCTCTCGCGCGCGCCGAAACCCCCGCGCGAAGATCCGTGGAGGCGGCTCAGCGGTCTGCATCAGGTCCGTGGCGCCCGCAACCTCGCCGTCGCCCGCTCGCTGTGGCAGGCGCGCGAGAAGTTCGCGCAGGATCAGGATGTGTCGCCCGGTCGCCTCGTGCCGGACCGGTCGCTGGTCGCCGCCGTGATGGCGAACCCCCAGTCGAAGCAGGCGCTCGCCGGCATCAAGGAGTTCCAGGGCCGCGCGAGCCGCTCGCAGCTGGACCGATGGTGGCAGGCGATCGTCGACGGACGTGCGACCGAGGAGCTGCCCCGCGAGCGGGTGCCGAGCGACGCCCTGCCGCCTCCCCGAGCATGGGCCGACCGCAACCCTGAGGCCGATGCCCGGCTGAAGGCCGCACGCCCTGTGGTCGAGGCCGTCGCCGAAGAACTCGGGATGCCCACCGAGAACCTGCTCACCCCGGAATTCCTGCGCCGCATCGCCTGGGATGTGCCCGGGGAGACGGCCGAGGACATCGGAGGCGCCCTCGACGCGCTCGGTGCCCGACCGTGGCAGATTGCACGGACTGCACAGAAGATCGCGGCTGCCTTTGTAGATGCGGCGCAAGAGCCTGACACCACCCCCGCACCCGCTTCGTAG
- a CDS encoding type II toxin-antitoxin system PemK/MazF family toxin, whose amino-acid sequence MSNTDGILATLAKLLQKTLGSDRASRTPIRPRRPDAYLRPSPEAPTPAELRPEPGHSAGTETLRIDPDRVKDVRVGYSPERDGAPDAGEIVWTWVPYEENDGRGKDRPVLVIGRASRDRVYAVRMTSRPHDGERDFHSIGAGSWDSQGRESWVDIEQLYSVHDRGLRREAAVLDRWRYDAVANALTRRYGWSPAG is encoded by the coding sequence GTGAGCAACACCGACGGCATCCTGGCAACACTCGCGAAGCTCCTGCAGAAGACGCTGGGATCAGACCGGGCGTCTCGGACACCGATCCGTCCGAGACGCCCGGATGCGTACCTGCGGCCTTCGCCCGAGGCCCCGACTCCCGCCGAACTTCGGCCGGAGCCGGGGCATTCTGCCGGGACGGAGACGCTTCGCATCGACCCTGACCGGGTCAAGGACGTTCGAGTCGGTTACTCGCCTGAGCGAGACGGCGCTCCGGACGCCGGTGAGATCGTGTGGACCTGGGTGCCGTACGAGGAAAACGACGGACGCGGCAAGGACCGGCCTGTGCTCGTCATCGGTCGCGCTTCACGAGACCGGGTATACGCGGTGCGGATGACCAGCAGACCACACGACGGCGAACGCGACTTCCACTCGATCGGTGCAGGATCCTGGGACTCGCAGGGTCGCGAGTCCTGGGTCGACATCGAGCAGCTGTACAGCGTTCACGACAGGGGCCTCCGCCGTGAAGCCGCCGTTCTCGACCGCTGGCGCTACGACGCGGTGGCGAACGCGCTCACGCGTCGGTACGGCTGGTCTCCAGCGGGCTGA
- a CDS encoding SufE family protein: MSAPEVPDILAEIRDGFLETPEADRLLLLLEYSDELPPVSGEVAEHPEMCERVAECQSPVYIYVEVRDGIVTMHATAPEEAPTTRGFASILVQGITGLTPDEVLAIPDDYPQSIGLTKAVSPLRIGGMTGMLMRAKKQVMQKR; this comes from the coding sequence ATGAGCGCACCTGAAGTCCCTGACATCCTGGCGGAGATCCGCGACGGCTTCCTGGAGACCCCGGAAGCCGACCGTCTGCTGCTCCTGCTGGAGTACTCCGACGAGCTTCCTCCGGTTTCCGGAGAGGTCGCAGAACACCCGGAGATGTGCGAGCGCGTCGCAGAGTGTCAGTCGCCCGTGTACATCTACGTCGAGGTGCGCGACGGCATCGTGACGATGCATGCGACCGCTCCGGAAGAAGCCCCCACGACGCGCGGCTTCGCCAGCATCCTCGTCCAGGGCATCACGGGTCTCACCCCCGACGAGGTCTTGGCGATTCCCGACGACTACCCGCAGTCGATCGGTCTGACCAAGGCAGTTTCGCCCCTCCGCATCGGCGGGATGACGGGCATGCTGATGCGCGCGAAGAAGCAGGTCATGCAGAAGCGCTGA
- a CDS encoding alpha/beta hydrolase has translation MKSLRHAVALLVPALLALGTGLALIVFGVARRVVTPTRRPADTTILAVDTGAQTIELTRTLDTELPGRYGLFTTGTYGYVKLGAVLSADATSVRRKLLTQIEPGARVDREAGFSGWYYAAPGELHLRWENVLIRSSAGPCPAWYFPGDSSTWVIQVHGRGTMRAECLRAVPVLHSAGLPNLVVSYRNDGEAPRSRGGAYALGASEWRDVDAAISYALRHGAERVILMGWSMGGAVAFQAALGSANRDSIAGLILESPVVDWRTVLRYQAKAAGMHAPLPDLAMSALSLPLTARLSGAEDAIPFDQLDMVARADELTAPILILHSEDDGFVPADASHALERARPDLVTMPTFSGARHTKLWNYDQTGWSSAITDWLRAQGFSASA, from the coding sequence ATGAAGAGTCTCAGGCACGCCGTTGCGCTCCTTGTCCCCGCATTGCTCGCTCTCGGGACGGGGCTGGCGTTGATCGTGTTCGGAGTGGCCAGACGTGTGGTGACGCCGACGCGCCGCCCCGCGGACACGACCATCCTGGCCGTCGACACCGGCGCGCAGACCATCGAGTTGACGCGCACGCTCGACACGGAGCTCCCCGGGCGCTACGGGCTGTTCACCACGGGGACCTACGGCTACGTCAAGCTCGGCGCTGTCCTGAGCGCCGACGCGACGAGCGTTCGCCGAAAGCTGCTCACCCAGATCGAGCCCGGTGCACGCGTCGACCGGGAGGCGGGGTTCAGTGGCTGGTACTACGCAGCGCCCGGTGAGTTGCATCTCCGCTGGGAGAACGTGCTGATCCGGTCGTCCGCGGGTCCCTGCCCAGCCTGGTATTTCCCCGGTGACTCGTCGACATGGGTGATCCAGGTGCACGGACGGGGGACGATGCGGGCCGAGTGCCTGCGCGCCGTTCCGGTGCTGCACTCGGCGGGACTGCCGAACCTCGTCGTCTCGTACCGCAACGACGGCGAAGCCCCGCGCAGCCGCGGTGGAGCCTATGCGCTCGGTGCCTCGGAGTGGCGGGATGTCGACGCGGCCATCTCCTATGCGCTGCGGCACGGCGCCGAGCGAGTGATCCTCATGGGCTGGTCGATGGGCGGAGCGGTGGCATTCCAGGCCGCCTTGGGCTCGGCCAACCGCGACAGCATCGCCGGCCTGATCCTCGAGTCGCCCGTCGTCGACTGGCGGACCGTGCTGCGGTACCAGGCCAAGGCCGCCGGGATGCACGCGCCTCTTCCCGACCTCGCCATGAGTGCGCTCTCCCTTCCGCTCACCGCGCGACTCAGCGGAGCGGAGGACGCGATCCCGTTCGACCAACTCGACATGGTCGCGCGGGCGGACGAGCTGACCGCGCCGATCCTCATCCTGCACAGCGAAGACGACGGCTTCGTTCCGGCGGATGCCTCGCACGCGCTCGAGCGGGCTCGCCCCGATCTGGTCACCATGCCGACGTTCAGCGGAGCACGTCACACGAAGCTGTGGAACTACGACCAGACCGGGTGGAGCTCGGCGATCACCGACTGGCTCCGCGCTCAGGGCTTCAGCGCTTCTGCATGA
- a CDS encoding sulfurtransferase: MAIEFDSSSPKFAEYAEPGRLVTTEWLASRLGEPGLVVVESDEDVLLYETGHIPGAVKVDWHTELNDPVVRDYVDGEGFAALLSRKGISRDDTVVIYGDKNNWWAAYALWVFSLFGHEDVRLLDGGRDRWISEGRELTREATVRPATEYPVVERDDSGIRAYKEDVLAHLGNPLIDVRSPEEYSGERTTAPAYPDEGALRAGHIPTAQSVPWGKAVAEDGGFKSRSELEAIYRDGAGLADGDDVVAYCRIGERSSHTWFVLKHLLGFQNVRNYDGSWTEWGSAVRVPIVTGTEPGTL, translated from the coding sequence ATGGCCATCGAGTTCGATTCCTCCTCCCCCAAGTTCGCCGAGTACGCCGAGCCAGGACGGCTGGTGACCACCGAATGGCTCGCGTCGCGGCTGGGCGAGCCGGGTCTCGTCGTCGTCGAATCCGATGAGGACGTGCTCCTCTACGAGACGGGCCACATTCCCGGGGCCGTCAAGGTCGACTGGCACACCGAGCTCAACGACCCGGTCGTTCGTGACTATGTCGACGGAGAGGGCTTCGCTGCGCTGCTGAGCCGCAAGGGGATCTCTCGAGACGACACCGTCGTGATCTATGGCGACAAGAACAACTGGTGGGCCGCGTACGCTCTCTGGGTCTTCTCTCTCTTCGGCCACGAAGACGTGCGGCTCCTCGACGGCGGTCGCGACCGCTGGATCTCGGAAGGCCGGGAGCTCACCCGCGAGGCGACCGTGCGCCCCGCGACCGAGTACCCCGTCGTCGAGCGCGACGACTCCGGCATCCGCGCCTACAAGGAGGACGTCCTCGCACACCTCGGAAACCCGCTGATCGACGTCCGCTCACCGGAGGAATACAGCGGCGAGCGGACGACCGCTCCGGCGTATCCGGACGAAGGAGCCCTGCGTGCCGGGCACATTCCCACGGCGCAGAGTGTCCCGTGGGGCAAGGCCGTGGCCGAGGACGGCGGGTTCAAGAGCCGGTCCGAACTCGAGGCGATCTATCGGGACGGCGCCGGCCTCGCCGACGGCGACGACGTCGTCGCGTACTGCCGGATCGGGGAGCGCTCGAGCCACACGTGGTTCGTCCTCAAGCATCTGCTCGGCTTCCAGAACGTGCGCAACTACGACGGGTCATGGACGGAATGGGGCAGCGCGGTCCGCGTGCCGATCGTCACCGGCACCGAGCCCGGCACGCTCTGA
- the zapE gene encoding cell division protein ZapE encodes MTDTTSRTGIVHLAERQPTISGPEMLASLVPPPQFDSATFDSYRADPAYPSQDEAKDTLLRFSGRGAPAKRGGFFSRAKKEPEVKPGVYLDGGFGVGKTHLLASIYHAMPARRKYFGSFIEYTALVGALGYKNTVDLLKGADLLCIDEFELDDPGDTMVMTRLLGELVPTGTRLAATSNTPPNALGEGRFAAQDFLREIHAMSDSFQTLRIDGVDFRQRALDGHSITLDDDAYDAAVNEAGDSGAASDDQFDDLIRHLARVHPSRYIRLIDGVVQVGLRGVRQLTDQSEALRFVAFVDRVYDAQIPVVATGVGLDAVFSDEMLAGGYRKKYLRAISRLNALTHSA; translated from the coding sequence ATGACCGACACGACCAGCCGCACGGGTATCGTGCACCTCGCCGAGCGACAGCCCACGATCAGCGGGCCGGAGATGCTCGCGAGCCTGGTGCCGCCGCCGCAGTTCGACTCCGCGACCTTCGACAGCTATCGCGCTGATCCCGCGTACCCGTCGCAGGACGAGGCCAAGGACACGCTCCTCCGGTTCTCCGGTCGCGGTGCTCCGGCGAAGCGTGGCGGATTCTTCAGCCGTGCCAAGAAGGAACCCGAAGTGAAGCCAGGGGTGTACCTCGACGGCGGCTTCGGTGTGGGCAAGACGCACCTGCTGGCCTCGATCTATCACGCGATGCCCGCCCGTCGGAAGTACTTCGGCTCGTTCATCGAATACACCGCGCTGGTCGGCGCGCTCGGCTACAAGAACACCGTCGACCTCCTCAAAGGCGCCGATCTCCTCTGCATCGACGAGTTCGAACTCGACGATCCCGGCGACACGATGGTCATGACGCGTCTGCTGGGCGAGCTCGTCCCCACGGGGACGCGACTGGCCGCCACCTCCAACACTCCGCCGAACGCTCTCGGCGAGGGGCGCTTCGCCGCACAGGACTTCCTCCGCGAGATCCACGCCATGTCCGACAGCTTCCAGACGCTGCGCATCGACGGCGTCGACTTCCGCCAGCGCGCGCTCGACGGCCACTCGATCACCCTCGACGACGACGCCTACGATGCGGCCGTCAACGAAGCAGGCGACTCGGGCGCGGCATCCGACGATCAGTTCGATGACCTGATCCGGCATCTGGCACGGGTGCATCCGTCGCGCTACATCCGACTCATCGACGGCGTGGTCCAGGTGGGACTTCGCGGAGTCCGCCAACTCACGGACCAGTCGGAGGCGCTTCGATTCGTGGCATTCGTCGATCGTGTGTACGACGCCCAGATTCCCGTCGTCGCGACCGGCGTCGGTCTGGACGCCGTCTTCTCGGACGAGATGCTCGCCGGCGGATACCGCAAGAAGTACCTTCGCGCCATCTCCCGATTGAACGCACTGACGCATTCTGCGTGA
- a CDS encoding DUF3000 domain-containing protein, protein MTAHPDAGTLFDSATAELRETAFRDDITVHEIPTPQGLAPFAIALAADVRPGSDGESIYGTGRFVLLHDPDEPGAWGGAWRIVTFAQAPLESEIGTDPLLADVTWSWLVDALDSRDAVYHSASGTSTKTLSKGFGGLADEGDGAQIELRASWTPDGPFRPHVEAWAELVGMLAGLPPGSEGIAVIGARKAVRD, encoded by the coding sequence GTGACCGCTCACCCCGACGCCGGGACCCTCTTCGACAGCGCGACGGCAGAACTACGCGAGACCGCGTTCCGCGACGACATCACGGTGCACGAGATCCCCACTCCACAGGGCCTCGCTCCGTTCGCGATCGCCCTCGCCGCCGATGTCCGTCCTGGCAGCGACGGTGAGTCGATCTACGGCACCGGAAGGTTCGTCCTGCTGCACGATCCCGACGAGCCGGGCGCCTGGGGCGGAGCCTGGCGCATCGTCACCTTCGCCCAGGCTCCCCTCGAGAGCGAGATCGGCACGGACCCTCTCCTGGCCGACGTCACCTGGTCGTGGCTTGTCGACGCCCTCGACTCACGCGACGCCGTCTATCACTCGGCCTCGGGCACCTCGACGAAGACGCTGTCCAAGGGATTCGGTGGCCTCGCCGACGAAGGCGACGGCGCACAGATAGAATTGCGGGCGTCCTGGACACCGGATGGCCCCTTCCGACCGCACGTCGAAGCATGGGCCGAGCTGGTCGGAATGCTGGCGGGACTTCCGCCCGGTTCCGAGGGCATCGCCGTGATCGGCGCGCGAAAGGCTGTACGTGACTGA